The window GTATCTGTTCTTGCAGGTATTCCAATGGCAGTAAAAGACAATATATGTACAGATGGAGTTAAAACTACTTGTGCATCAAAGATGCTTGAAAACTTTGTGCCTCCATATGATGCAACAGTTGTAAAGAAGCTTAATGCTGCTGGTGCTATAATGGTTGGAAAAACTAATATGGATGAATTTGCCATGGGATCATCTACAGAAAATTCATATTTAAAAAAGACTAAAAACCCTTGGGATTTAAACAAAGTTCCAGGAGGATCATCTGGAGGTTCTGCAGCAGCTGTAGCAGCTGGACAAGCTTTTTATGCACTTGGATCAGATACAGGTGGATCTGTAAAACAACCAGCAGCTCTTACTGGACTTGTTGGACTTAGACCTACATATGGAAGAATATCTAGATATGGACTTATAGCATTTGGTTCATCTCTTGACCAAGTTGGTATATTTACAAAGGACGTAACAGATTGTGCTATTGTATTAAGAGAATTAGCTGGAAAAGATAAGATGGATGGAACTAGTGCAGAGGTTGAGGTTGCAGATTATGAAAAACATTTAGATAAAGATATGAGCAATATAAAAATAGGTATTCCTAAAGAGTATTTTGTAGAAGGAATAGATGCAGATGTAAAAAAAGCAGTTTTAGATGGTGTAGAAAAATTAAAAGAGTTGGGAGCAACTGTTAAGGAAGTATCGCTTCCTCATACTGATTCAGCTATAGCTACATACTATGTACTAGCACCTAGTGAGGCTAGTTCAAATCTTGCTAGATTTGATGGTATAAGATATGGTTATAGAGCCGAAGGATATGATTCTTTGGAAGGATTATACACTAAAACTAGAACTGAAGGTTTTGGAGATGAAGTTAAGAGAAGAATAATGATAGGTACTTATGCTTTAAGTGCTGGTTATTATGATGCTTATTATAAAAAAGCTTTAAAAGTTAGAACTTTGATAAAGAAAGACTTTGTAGATGCATTTGAAGATGTAGATGTTATAATAGCTCCTACTGCTCCAAATGTAGCATTTAATATAGGAGAGAAGACATCAGATCCTATGGCTATGTATATGGAAGATGCATGTACTATACCATCTTGTCTTGCAGGTGTTCCAGGTATGTCTATTCCATGTGGATTTAAAGATGGGCTTCCAATTGGAATGCAAATAATAGGAAATTATTTTGATGAAGCTACTATGCTTAAAGTAGCACATGCATTTGAAAGTGTAACAGAATTTAAAGATCAAAGAGCGAAACTGTAATTGGAGGTGAAACAATGGGTGATAAAATTTTAATAGGACTTGAAATACATGCAGAACTTTTGACTAATACTAAAATATTTTGTGGATGTAAAAATGAATTTGGAGCAGATGTAAATACTAACTGTTGTCCAGTGTGCCTAGGGCTTCCTGGATCTCTACCTGTTTTAAATGAAAGGGTTTTAGATTTTGCAATTACAGCTGGACTTAGCTTTAACTGTAAAATAGCTAGGAATACTAAAATGGACAGAAAAAATTATTTCTATCCGGATCTTACAAAGGCTTACCAAATATCTCAATATGATATACCTCTTTGTTACGATGGATATATAGAGGTAGAAGCTGAGGATGGATCTGCTAAAAAAATAGGAATAGAGAGAATACATATAGAAGAGGATACAGGTAAATCTCTTCATGATGCAACTGGAGATACTCTTCTTGACTATAATAGAGGTGGAGTTCCGTTAATTGAAATAGTTTCTAGACCTGATATGAATTCTCCTAAAGAAGCATATCAATTCTTAGAAAAATTAAAAGAAGTATTATTATTTACAAACATATCTGACGTAAAAATGGAGCAAGGCTCATTAAGATGTGATGTGAATGTAAATGTAATAAAAGAAGATGGAAGAAAGTCTAACATAGTGGAACTTAAGAATTTAAACTCATTTAAAGCAGCTTTAAAGGCTATGGAATATGAGGTTATAAGACATAATGAACTTCTTGCAAAAGGAGAAAATACAGTACGCGAAACAAGACGTTGGGATGATTCTCAAAATAAGACTATATCTATGAGAAGTAAAGAAAGTGTTCAAGATTATAGATACTTCCCTGAGCCAGATGTTGTAGATATAAATCTTACTGAAGAATATGTAAATGATATAAAAAATAAACTTCCAGAACTTCCTGATGATAAGAGAAAGAGATTTATGAAAGAATATTCTCTTCCTGAATATGATGCTAAGGTACTTACTACTTCTAAGGAGATTTCAAATTATTTTGAAGAAATGATATCTAAGTTTAGTGATGCTAAGATGATAAGTAACTGGATTATGACTGAATTATTAAGAAGAGTTAATGATGAAGGAATAACACTTGACGATGTTAAGTTTGATAAAGACGCTTTCGTATATTTATTAAAGGTTATATCTGAAGGAAAAATAAACAATAATGCTGGTAAAAAGGTATTTAGAGAAATGTTTGAAACTGGAAAGAAACCAGAGAATATAATAAAAGAAAAAGGTCTTATTCAGATACAGGATGAAGGAGCTATAAAAGAAATAGTAGTAGGCATATTAAATGACAACCTTCAATCTGTTGAAGACTATAAGAATGGAAAAGATAGAGCGTTAGGATTTTTAGTTGGCCAGGTTATGAAGGCTAGTAAAGGTAAGGCTAATCCTCAAATGGTAAATAAATTAATAATAGATATTATGAAAAATATGTAAGAGTGGGAATTCCCACTCTTATTTTTTTTATAACGAATAGGAAATTATATTCCTCTTTAATTTGTGGATAAATATAATTTTCGTTATGAGTTTCAAAAAAGTTTACATTTAAGATTCTTCTAAAGAAGAACTTTTTTATATATTAAGCCATTATAAATTTTTTGTTCTATCGATAATTCAGTGTAAGAGGCATATTTGTAACTATTTTTAATCAACAGAGTCGCGAGACTTGTTGGCGTCATGAACTATGTGAATTTTGATAAAGGAGCCTGGAAGGATTGTTGTCGACATGAATCACCACGTTAGTGAGTAGACGAATTTTTGAATAAAATTTGAAAAACTTCTTAATAATATAATGAAAGACAAATTATTTTGAAAATTATAGAGAAAACGATATTTTTCAGAAAAAAAGAATGCAAAACATAAAACATTCAAAAATACACGTGTTCATGAGGCGTATAAACGTGAAATTTTTTAAAGAATGTTGAAATATGAAGGAAGTTGGAAGAAAAGAGTCCTTGCAATAAACAGTAAAATAATATAATATATATAAAAATGAAATTATCGCAAAAAAAAAATCATATGTAAAAATAATCTGATAATGGAGGAGTGATATCGTGGGTCGTTATATTGTTAAAAGGTTAATATCGATGATAATAACTTTGTTTTTCATCGTAACTATTACTTTCATACTTATGCATACTATTCCAGGAGGGCCTTTTACAGGTGAGAAAAAGTTACCTCCAGAAATAGAAGCAGCGCTTAATGAAAAATATCATTTAAATGAACCGGTGTTTGTTCAGTACACAACTTACCTTAAGAACATTTTAAAGGGAGATTTAGGACCATCTTATCAGGTAAAGGGTGAAACCGTAAATCACATAATAGCTCAGACATTTCCAGCTTCAGCTCAATTGGGAGTAATAGCTATAGCTATAATATTATTAATAGGAGTTCCGCTCGGAGTTATAGCAGCATTAAAGCAAGGAACGTGGATAGATAGCGGAGTAATGTTTATTGCAATACTCGGAGTTACCATACCGAGTTTCGTTATAGCAACATTGATGATATATGTATTTGCAGTCAAGGTACATGTTTTACCTGCTGCTAGATGGGGAACATGGAAGCATATGATAATGCCGAGTATTGCTCTCGCATCGTATTCTTTTGCATTTATAGCAAGACTTACAAGATCCAGTATGCTGGAGGTTGTATCTCAAGACTATATAAGAACTGCTAGAGCTAAGGGATTAAGTGAAACGATTGTTATATTTAAACATGCTCTTAAAAATGCTTTAATACCTATCGTTACTTATATAGGGCCTCTTGCAGCAGGACTTTTAACAGGGTCTTTTGTTATAGAAAAAATATTTGCTGTACCTGGGCTTGGTAGATCATTTGTTGAGAGTATAACTAATAGAGACTACACTCTTATAATGGGAGTTACAATCTTTTATGCTGTATTTTTAGTTGGAATGATACTTGTAGTAGACTTACTTTACGGATTTATAGATCCTAGAATAAAATATGATGACTAAGGGGGAGTGATTAATGGAAAACCTTAATATAGATAAAAACTTATGGAAACCTTTAAGCCAAGAAGATAGAGATTCTGAAACAATATCAAGACCCTCTATGACATATTGGCAGGATGTATGGAGACGTTTGAAGAATAATAAAGTAGCTATGGGATCTTTAGTGTTTTTGATATTATTATTATTATTAGCTACATTTGGACCGATGATGGCTAAATATTCTTATTCAGATCAGAACTTATTAAATGCAAATCAAGGACCAAATGCTGAACATTGGTTTGGTACAGATTCCCATGGTAGGGACTTATATGTTAGAGTATTATATGGAGCTAGAATTTCTTTAACAGTAGGAATTGTAGCATCGATAATAAACCTTGTAATAGGAGTACTTTATGGTGGGGTTGCAGGATATTTTGGAGGCAAGGTAGACAATATAATGATGAGAATAGTAGATATATTATACACTATTCCACTTACATTATACGTTATTCTTCTTATGGTAGTTATGGGAACGGGGCTTAAGGCTATATTGGTTGCTTTAGGATCTGTTTATTGGATTAATATGGCTAGAATAGTTAGAGGTCAGATACTTTCTTTGAAAGAACAAGAATATGTACTGGCTGCAAAAACACTTGGAGCTAGCGATTTTAGAATACTTATTATGCATTTGATACCTAACGCTATGGGACCTATAATAATAACTATGACAATGTCAATACCAAGTGCAATATTTACTGAGGCATTTTTATCATTTATCGGTCTTGGTGTTTCAGCGCCTATGGCATCTTGGGGAGTACTAGCTAATGATGCATTATCAACTTTAAGTATATATCCATATCAGCTATTCTTCCCATCGCTTGCTATATCAGTTACTATGTTAGGATTCAATTTCTTAGGGGATGGATTAAGAGATGCACTAGATCCACGTATGCGTAAATAAAAGGAGGAGAAATATATGAAAGACCATTTACTTGAATTAAAAGAATTGAGAACTTCCTTTTTTACTCATGTAGGAGAAGTAAAGGCTATAAGAGGGGTAAGTTTTCATTTAGATAAAGGAGAAGCATTAGGAATAGTTGGAGAGTCTGGTAGTGGTAAGTCAGTAACATCTATGTCTATTATGAGACTACTTCAACACCCAGGAAAAATAGTAGGTGGAGAAATAAATTTTAATGGTGAAAATCTAATAGACAAAAGTGATAAGGAAATGCAGAGTATAAGGGGAAACGACATAGCGATGATATTCCAAGATCCTATGACTTCTCTAAATCCTGTTTATACTGTTGGGGATCAAATAATTGAAGCGATAGTTAAGCATCAAAAAATATCTAAGGCTGACGCTAGAAAAAAAGCTATAGAGATGCTAAA is drawn from Tepidibacter hydrothermalis and contains these coding sequences:
- the gatB gene encoding Asp-tRNA(Asn)/Glu-tRNA(Gln) amidotransferase subunit GatB, which encodes MGDKILIGLEIHAELLTNTKIFCGCKNEFGADVNTNCCPVCLGLPGSLPVLNERVLDFAITAGLSFNCKIARNTKMDRKNYFYPDLTKAYQISQYDIPLCYDGYIEVEAEDGSAKKIGIERIHIEEDTGKSLHDATGDTLLDYNRGGVPLIEIVSRPDMNSPKEAYQFLEKLKEVLLFTNISDVKMEQGSLRCDVNVNVIKEDGRKSNIVELKNLNSFKAALKAMEYEVIRHNELLAKGENTVRETRRWDDSQNKTISMRSKESVQDYRYFPEPDVVDINLTEEYVNDIKNKLPELPDDKRKRFMKEYSLPEYDAKVLTTSKEISNYFEEMISKFSDAKMISNWIMTELLRRVNDEGITLDDVKFDKDAFVYLLKVISEGKINNNAGKKVFREMFETGKKPENIIKEKGLIQIQDEGAIKEIVVGILNDNLQSVEDYKNGKDRALGFLVGQVMKASKGKANPQMVNKLIIDIMKNM
- the gatA gene encoding Asp-tRNA(Asn)/Glu-tRNA(Gln) amidotransferase subunit GatA encodes the protein MKLYEMTLKEASEKIKKQEITALELTQSILDRIKEVEPKVDSYITITEEEALNRAKEIDEKIKAGEEVSVLAGIPMAVKDNICTDGVKTTCASKMLENFVPPYDATVVKKLNAAGAIMVGKTNMDEFAMGSSTENSYLKKTKNPWDLNKVPGGSSGGSAAAVAAGQAFYALGSDTGGSVKQPAALTGLVGLRPTYGRISRYGLIAFGSSLDQVGIFTKDVTDCAIVLRELAGKDKMDGTSAEVEVADYEKHLDKDMSNIKIGIPKEYFVEGIDADVKKAVLDGVEKLKELGATVKEVSLPHTDSAIATYYVLAPSEASSNLARFDGIRYGYRAEGYDSLEGLYTKTRTEGFGDEVKRRIMIGTYALSAGYYDAYYKKALKVRTLIKKDFVDAFEDVDVIIAPTAPNVAFNIGEKTSDPMAMYMEDACTIPSCLAGVPGMSIPCGFKDGLPIGMQIIGNYFDEATMLKVAHAFESVTEFKDQRAKL
- a CDS encoding ABC transporter permease; translated protein: MGRYIVKRLISMIITLFFIVTITFILMHTIPGGPFTGEKKLPPEIEAALNEKYHLNEPVFVQYTTYLKNILKGDLGPSYQVKGETVNHIIAQTFPASAQLGVIAIAIILLIGVPLGVIAALKQGTWIDSGVMFIAILGVTIPSFVIATLMIYVFAVKVHVLPAARWGTWKHMIMPSIALASYSFAFIARLTRSSMLEVVSQDYIRTARAKGLSETIVIFKHALKNALIPIVTYIGPLAAGLLTGSFVIEKIFAVPGLGRSFVESITNRDYTLIMGVTIFYAVFLVGMILVVDLLYGFIDPRIKYDD
- a CDS encoding ABC transporter permease, whose protein sequence is MENLNIDKNLWKPLSQEDRDSETISRPSMTYWQDVWRRLKNNKVAMGSLVFLILLLLLATFGPMMAKYSYSDQNLLNANQGPNAEHWFGTDSHGRDLYVRVLYGARISLTVGIVASIINLVIGVLYGGVAGYFGGKVDNIMMRIVDILYTIPLTLYVILLMVVMGTGLKAILVALGSVYWINMARIVRGQILSLKEQEYVLAAKTLGASDFRILIMHLIPNAMGPIIITMTMSIPSAIFTEAFLSFIGLGVSAPMASWGVLANDALSTLSIYPYQLFFPSLAISVTMLGFNFLGDGLRDALDPRMRK